One Novosphingobium sp. EMRT-2 DNA segment encodes these proteins:
- a CDS encoding RNA degradosome polyphosphate kinase has product MAQAGVHPGSNTEHRVSDEKRVVSGTEAHVGDRYFNRELSWLAFNRRVLAEARNTDYPLLERLRFLSISGSNLDEFMMVRVAGLAGQVRRQIGEVSIDGQTPAQQLQAAYGAVTDLVSGQQDVLTELTGKLGEAGIRLVGEGPVDRAEAEWLSHYFREHVVPVLTPQAIDPAHPFPFIANQGTGILFTMTRIADGADVNEMILIPPALPRFVRLPGEEAAWIAIEELVRRHAMHLFPGFRIQGHGVFRVLRDSDIEVEEDAEDLVRYFRTAIQRRRRGKVIMLHLQDDFDPAAEQLLRQQLRLDHALVLKSRGVIGINGLSAVVDEARPDLKFEPYSPRYPERILEHDGDCFAAIREKDIVIHHPYESFEVVIDFLHQAASDPDVVAIKQTLYRAGKQSAVIAALIAAAEAGKSVTAVVELKARFDEEQNLMWASQLERAGVQVIYGFVDWKTHAKVSLVVRREGDGYRTYCHFGTGNYHPVTARIYTDLSFFTADPKFGRDAGRLFNFITGYVEPKGTEMLAIAPIGLRNTLYDHIDREIAFARAGKHATIWAKLNSLTDEKLIDRLYAASQAGVEISLVVRGICCLRPGVPGLSERIYVKSIIGRFLEHSRIWAFGNAARLPNKRARVFISSADGMSRNLDRRVEVLVPIRNSTVHDQVLDQVMLANLLDTEQSWKLEPDGSYHRMDRGPSPFNLHRYFMTNPSLSGRGAALTKGRKVPKLALRRGGASRG; this is encoded by the coding sequence ATGGCGCAGGCTGGGGTCCATCCGGGCAGCAACACGGAGCACAGGGTGAGCGACGAAAAACGTGTCGTAAGCGGCACGGAAGCCCATGTCGGCGATCGCTATTTCAATCGCGAGCTGAGCTGGCTCGCCTTCAATCGACGGGTTCTGGCGGAAGCGCGGAACACCGACTATCCGCTTCTGGAACGGCTGCGCTTCCTGTCGATTTCCGGCAGCAACCTCGACGAGTTCATGATGGTGCGCGTCGCCGGCCTGGCCGGGCAGGTACGCCGGCAGATCGGCGAAGTCTCGATCGACGGCCAGACCCCTGCGCAGCAGTTGCAGGCCGCCTATGGCGCCGTCACCGATCTCGTTTCAGGCCAGCAGGACGTGCTGACCGAACTCACCGGCAAACTGGGCGAGGCGGGCATCCGCCTGGTGGGCGAAGGTCCGGTCGATCGCGCCGAGGCCGAATGGCTGTCGCACTATTTCCGCGAACACGTCGTCCCGGTGCTGACGCCCCAGGCGATCGATCCGGCGCATCCCTTTCCGTTCATCGCCAACCAGGGAACCGGCATTCTCTTCACGATGACGCGCATCGCCGACGGCGCCGACGTCAACGAGATGATCCTGATTCCACCCGCCCTGCCCCGCTTCGTGCGCCTGCCCGGCGAAGAAGCCGCGTGGATCGCGATCGAGGAACTGGTGCGCCGCCACGCCATGCACCTGTTCCCGGGCTTCCGCATCCAGGGTCATGGCGTGTTCCGCGTGCTGCGCGATAGCGACATCGAAGTGGAGGAAGACGCCGAGGATCTCGTCCGCTACTTCCGCACCGCGATCCAGCGGCGCCGGCGCGGCAAGGTGATCATGCTGCACCTGCAGGACGATTTCGATCCGGCGGCGGAGCAACTGCTGCGCCAGCAATTGCGGCTGGACCATGCGCTCGTTCTCAAGTCGCGCGGGGTGATCGGCATCAACGGCCTGTCCGCCGTGGTCGACGAAGCCCGGCCGGACCTGAAATTCGAACCCTACAGCCCGCGCTACCCCGAACGCATTCTCGAACACGATGGCGATTGTTTCGCGGCGATCCGCGAGAAGGACATCGTGATCCACCACCCCTACGAAAGCTTCGAGGTGGTGATCGATTTCCTCCACCAGGCCGCATCCGATCCCGACGTGGTGGCGATCAAGCAGACGCTCTATCGCGCGGGCAAGCAATCGGCGGTGATCGCGGCGCTGATCGCGGCAGCCGAGGCGGGCAAGTCGGTCACGGCCGTCGTCGAACTGAAGGCGCGGTTCGACGAGGAACAGAACCTGATGTGGGCCTCGCAACTCGAACGCGCGGGCGTGCAGGTGATCTACGGCTTCGTCGACTGGAAGACCCACGCCAAGGTCTCACTGGTCGTGCGCCGCGAAGGGGATGGCTACCGCACGTACTGCCACTTCGGGACGGGCAATTATCACCCGGTCACCGCGCGGATCTACACCGATCTTTCGTTCTTCACCGCCGACCCCAAGTTCGGGCGCGACGCGGGCCGGCTGTTCAACTTCATCACCGGCTATGTCGAGCCCAAGGGCACCGAAATGCTGGCGATAGCCCCGATCGGGCTGCGCAACACGCTATACGATCACATCGATCGCGAAATCGCCTTCGCGCGCGCCGGCAAGCACGCGACGATCTGGGCCAAGCTCAATTCGCTGACCGACGAAAAGCTGATCGACCGCCTCTACGCCGCCAGCCAGGCCGGCGTGGAGATCAGCCTGGTCGTGCGTGGCATCTGCTGCCTGCGCCCCGGCGTGCCCGGCCTTTCGGAACGGATCTATGTGAAGTCCATCATCGGCCGGTTCCTTGAACACAGCCGGATCTGGGCCTTCGGCAACGCCGCGCGCCTGCCCAACAAGCGCGCACGCGTATTCATCTCCTCGGCCGACGGGATGAGCCGCAACCTTGATCGCCGCGTGGAAGTGCTGGTGCCGATCCGCAACAGCACGGTGCACGATCAGGTGCTCGATCAGGTCATGCTTGCCAACCTGCTGGATACGGAGCAGAGCTGGAAACTGGAACCGGATGGAAGCTACCACCGGATGGATCGTGGCCCCTCTCCCTTTAACCTGCATCGCTATTTCATGACCAACCCCTCCCTCTCCGGTCGCGGTGCGGCGCTGACCAAGGGCCGCAAGGTGCCCAAGCTCGCGTTGCGGCGCGGCGGCGCCAGCCGGGGCTGA
- a CDS encoding Ppx/GppA family phosphatase, whose translation MASRDRSGQSQRAGPRSPSRAIIDIGSNTVRLVIYGGPQRAPEILHNEKVAARLGKGVAENGLLSEKASTAALVSLRRYRALLDLIGVRTVDVVATAAVRDARNGAAFLDEVRAIGFAPRLLSGEEEAVTSAHGVTGAFPDAHGVVGDLGGGSLELVDVDGGSCTHGVSMPLGTLRLPALRADGDRAFAKRIGNALDRAEWRATPGTTLYLVGGSLRAFARYAMVRSEWPIDDPHGFELPAAAALKFARTLARRKGLSPVPIAGVSGSRLTGLPDTAALLAVLVRKLGPARLVFSSWGLREGVLWEAMPTAVRTQDPLVAGVSAFINDQGISPSTGTMVAGWTASARPAGSGGRHEQLRLAATMLSLASARIEPNLRADHARDWALRKRWIGITAQERAMLAAAIIANAGKMELPPTLTALLSPAALREAQAWGLATRLCRRFTYAMPQGLSASTLTVEGDTLVLSVAPGLAELVNEGVSRDLKALAAHLGLKQDVR comes from the coding sequence ATGGCCAGCAGGGACAGGTCCGGACAGAGCCAGCGGGCGGGACCGCGCAGCCCGTCGCGCGCGATCATCGACATCGGATCGAACACCGTCCGGCTGGTGATCTACGGCGGCCCGCAACGCGCGCCGGAAATCCTGCACAACGAAAAGGTGGCCGCTCGCCTGGGCAAGGGCGTGGCTGAAAACGGGCTGCTGTCCGAAAAGGCCTCCACCGCCGCGCTCGTCTCGCTGCGGCGCTATCGCGCGCTGCTGGACCTGATCGGCGTCCGCACGGTCGACGTGGTCGCCACGGCCGCGGTGCGGGACGCCCGCAACGGCGCGGCTTTTCTGGATGAAGTCCGCGCGATCGGCTTTGCTCCCCGCCTGCTTTCGGGCGAAGAGGAAGCAGTGACCAGCGCGCATGGCGTTACCGGCGCGTTCCCCGACGCGCACGGCGTGGTCGGCGATCTCGGCGGCGGCAGCCTTGAACTGGTCGATGTCGATGGCGGTAGCTGCACGCACGGCGTCAGCATGCCGCTGGGCACGTTGCGGCTGCCGGCCCTGCGCGCCGACGGTGACCGGGCCTTTGCCAAGCGTATCGGCAACGCGCTCGACAGGGCGGAATGGCGCGCCACGCCCGGGACCACGCTTTACCTCGTCGGGGGATCGCTCCGCGCGTTCGCGCGCTATGCCATGGTCCGCAGCGAATGGCCGATCGACGACCCCCACGGGTTCGAGCTTCCCGCCGCAGCCGCGCTGAAATTCGCGCGCACCCTCGCCCGGCGCAAAGGGTTGAGCCCGGTTCCCATCGCGGGCGTTTCCGGGTCACGGCTTACCGGCCTGCCCGATACCGCGGCGCTGCTGGCCGTGCTGGTGCGAAAGCTGGGACCCGCGCGGCTGGTGTTTTCATCGTGGGGCCTGCGCGAAGGCGTGCTGTGGGAAGCCATGCCGACAGCGGTACGAACCCAGGACCCGCTCGTGGCTGGCGTCTCGGCCTTCATCAACGATCAGGGCATATCGCCCAGCACGGGCACCATGGTCGCCGGATGGACGGCCAGCGCTCGCCCGGCCGGCAGCGGCGGTCGGCACGAACAGCTCCGCCTTGCCGCCACCATGCTGAGTCTCGCCTCGGCCCGGATCGAACCCAATCTGCGCGCGGACCATGCGCGCGACTGGGCGTTGCGCAAGCGCTGGATCGGTATCACGGCGCAGGAACGCGCGATGCTGGCCGCGGCGATCATCGCCAATGCCGGCAAGATGGAACTGCCCCCCACGCTTACCGCGCTGCTGTCGCCGGCAGCGCTGCGCGAGGCGCAGGCCTGGGGCCTTGCCACGCGCCTGTGTCGCCGCTTCACGTACGCCATGCCGCAGGGCCTAAGCGCCAGCACGCTGACCGTGGAGGGAGATACCCTGGTCCTCTCCGTCGCCCCGGGGCTTGCCGAACTCGTCAACGAAGGTGTGTCACGCGATCTCAAGGCGCTGGCTGCGCATCTTGGCCTCAAACAGGACGTGCGTTGA
- a CDS encoding PilZ domain-containing protein has protein sequence MSNPLSLHRRPEMRLANRLETRLSVQYRRFTQRLPGIVLDLSCDGARLSSVERLRPGDKLWLTLPGLAPCLARVVWVNASLAGCRLAAPLHPAVLKALVENNPA, from the coding sequence ATGAGTAACCCCCTATCGCTCCATCGGCGCCCCGAGATGCGCCTGGCGAACCGCCTGGAAACGCGGCTGTCGGTGCAATACCGCCGATTCACGCAGCGCTTGCCCGGCATCGTCCTTGATCTGTCTTGCGATGGCGCGCGGCTTTCCTCGGTGGAACGTCTGCGCCCGGGCGACAAGCTGTGGCTGACCTTGCCCGGTCTGGCGCCGTGCCTGGCCCGCGTCGTCTGGGTCAACGCGTCACTGGCGGGATGCCGGCTTGCCGCGCCGCTCCATCCGGCCGTCCTCAAGGCGCTGGTCGAAAACAACCCCGCCTAG
- a CDS encoding ATP-binding cassette domain-containing protein yields MSFDGPPAEAPAFAVDVAIRRGNRLIEARFTSTAGLTALFGPSGAGKTTVLDAIAGLLRPERGHITIAGTPLFDAGQRIDVPPERRACGYVFQQARLFPHRRVRDNLLYGARLAPTDRRFMTLEDASAFLGIDHLLDRWPRTLSGGEAQRVAIGRALLAGPRFLLLDEPLASLDAKRRDEIMQVIERLRDELRLPILYVSHDRSEIDRLAGTVVPF; encoded by the coding sequence ATGTCCTTTGACGGGCCTCCTGCTGAAGCCCCCGCGTTCGCTGTCGACGTGGCGATCCGGCGCGGGAACCGGCTGATCGAGGCGCGCTTCACCAGCACCGCCGGGCTGACGGCCCTGTTCGGGCCATCCGGTGCCGGCAAGACCACTGTGCTGGACGCCATCGCCGGATTGCTGCGACCCGAACGCGGGCACATCACGATAGCGGGTACGCCTCTGTTCGATGCCGGCCAGCGCATCGACGTTCCGCCCGAACGGCGCGCCTGCGGGTACGTGTTCCAGCAAGCCCGCCTGTTTCCGCATCGGCGCGTGCGTGACAACCTGCTTTACGGCGCGCGGCTGGCGCCGACCGACCGGCGGTTCATGACGCTGGAGGACGCGAGCGCGTTTCTGGGCATCGATCATCTGCTCGATCGCTGGCCGCGTACGCTGTCCGGCGGGGAGGCGCAACGCGTGGCCATCGGACGGGCGCTGTTGGCCGGTCCGCGCTTCCTGTTGCTGGATGAGCCGCTGGCTTCGCTCGACGCGAAGCGCCGGGACGAGATCATGCAGGTGATCGAACGGCTGCGCGACGAATTGCGGCTGCCGATCCTCTATGTCAGCCACGACCGCTCCGAAATCGATCGTCTGGCCGGCACCGTGGTGCCGTTCTAG
- the modB gene encoding molybdate ABC transporter permease subunit gives MLSAEEWEIVLLSLKVSVVGVGLMLPLAFALAWLLARVRFPGKVLVDAVVHLPLVVPPVVTGWLLLIAFGGNGPVGSWLDRTFGITLMFRWTGAALAAAIMALPLMVRAMRLSLEAVDTRLENAARTLGAGPWRAFLTITLPLSLPGILAGAVLGFARSIGEFGATITFVSNIPGETRTLPLAIYSALQMPDGDAMVARLAGISVALSLVALVASELLARRFGTRGGSHVL, from the coding sequence ATGCTGTCGGCGGAAGAATGGGAGATCGTGCTGCTTTCGCTGAAAGTCAGCGTGGTGGGCGTCGGTCTCATGCTGCCGCTGGCGTTCGCGCTTGCCTGGCTGCTGGCGCGCGTGCGCTTTCCGGGCAAGGTGCTGGTCGACGCGGTGGTCCACCTGCCACTGGTGGTGCCGCCGGTGGTGACGGGCTGGCTGCTGCTGATCGCCTTCGGCGGGAATGGTCCGGTCGGAAGTTGGCTGGACCGCACGTTCGGCATCACGCTGATGTTCCGCTGGACCGGGGCGGCGCTGGCGGCCGCGATCATGGCGCTGCCGCTGATGGTCCGGGCGATGCGGCTCTCGCTGGAAGCGGTCGACACGCGGCTGGAGAACGCGGCGCGGACGTTGGGCGCGGGGCCGTGGCGTGCGTTCCTGACGATTACCCTTCCGCTCTCGCTGCCGGGTATCCTGGCCGGCGCCGTGCTGGGCTTCGCGCGGTCGATCGGCGAGTTCGGCGCGACCATCACGTTCGTTTCCAACATCCCCGGCGAAACGCGCACGCTGCCGCTGGCGATCTATTCGGCGCTGCAGATGCCCGATGGCGATGCGATGGTGGCACGGCTGGCGGGCATATCCGTGGCGCTCTCGCTGGTGGCGCTGGTCGCGTCCGAACTGCTGGCGCGGCGTTTCGGCACGCGGGGAGGCAGCCATGTCCTTTGA
- the modA gene encoding molybdate ABC transporter substrate-binding protein: MLRLLSVFLVLLLALAGMPAFAAPPVVLAAASLQESLNAAADAWVRKGHERPVISFAGSSALARQIEAGAPADLFISADEEWMDHVAARGLVRKETRATFLTNRLVLVSPVASRVSFVVGPRFPLARALGGTGRLAMADPDAVPAGRYGREALTRLGVWPSVQARVARAENVRAAMALVERGAAPLGVVYATDARASTGVRIAGWFPANSHTPITYPIAQLNGSRAPDAAGFERFLLSREGKAIFARFGFGTR, from the coding sequence ATGCTGAGACTGCTTTCCGTGTTTCTTGTTCTCCTGCTGGCGCTGGCCGGCATGCCGGCATTTGCCGCGCCGCCGGTCGTGCTGGCGGCGGCGAGCTTGCAGGAATCGCTGAATGCCGCGGCCGATGCCTGGGTGCGCAAAGGGCATGAGCGTCCCGTCATCTCCTTCGCGGGATCGTCAGCGCTGGCCCGGCAGATCGAGGCGGGCGCGCCAGCCGACCTGTTCATTTCCGCCGACGAGGAATGGATGGATCATGTCGCGGCGCGCGGGCTGGTGCGCAAGGAGACGCGGGCGACGTTCCTCACCAACCGGCTGGTGCTGGTCTCTCCGGTGGCGAGCCGGGTTTCGTTCGTGGTTGGCCCGCGCTTTCCGCTGGCGCGCGCGCTGGGCGGCACGGGGCGGCTGGCGATGGCCGATCCCGATGCCGTGCCGGCGGGCCGCTATGGCCGCGAAGCGCTCACCCGGCTGGGCGTTTGGCCAAGCGTGCAGGCGCGCGTGGCGCGGGCCGAAAACGTGCGCGCGGCCATGGCCTTGGTCGAACGCGGCGCGGCACCGCTGGGCGTGGTCTATGCCACCGATGCGCGCGCCAGCACCGGGGTGCGCATCGCTGGCTGGTTCCCGGCGAACAGCCATACGCCGATCACCTACCCGATCGCGCAACTGAACGGTTCGCGCGCGCCCGATGCCGCCGGGTTCGAACGCTTCCTGCTCTCGCGCGAAGGCAAGGCGATCTTCGCGCGGTTTGGCTTCGGCACGCGGTAA